The Sphingobium sp. CR2-8 genome contains a region encoding:
- a CDS encoding ArsR/SmtB family transcription factor, giving the protein METDSSLAILAALGHPTRLDAFRLLVRHEPDGLSTGQLVEASGLTQSTFSTHLAVLVKAGLVLPEKRGRQQIQRANIKALKDLMLFLAKDCCQGRPELCEPLVAELTCC; this is encoded by the coding sequence ATGGAAACCGACTCTTCTCTCGCGATATTGGCAGCCCTGGGGCACCCCACTCGTCTCGATGCCTTTCGTCTGCTCGTTCGACATGAACCTGACGGGCTATCGACGGGCCAGCTCGTGGAAGCGTCGGGGCTGACACAAAGCACGTTCTCGACACATCTCGCTGTGCTTGTGAAAGCCGGTCTGGTCCTGCCTGAGAAACGCGGGCGCCAACAAATCCAGCGCGCGAACATCAAGGCCCTGAAGGATCTCATGCTGTTTCTGGCGAAGGACTGCTGCCAGGGCCGTCCCGAGCTTTGCGAACCGCTGGTTGCCGAACTCACCTGCTGCTGA